Proteins encoded within one genomic window of Flavobacterium gilvum:
- a CDS encoding RagB/SusD family nutrient uptake outer membrane protein, with the protein MKKTIIKAMCVLTVGLLAASCNDYMDTSPAEIYNEDIVWGSRQTADAFVYDAYNNVIPAYTQTGSAMPWDASTAMCVFTNRDGYDRNSFNQELTANTSDFGFFGEYAKARKVNLIIENAQKYKGKGLTDTDSKELVATGKLLRALLYFRQARGVGRIVYVDQVLDPSDVDNGNVYNYKLTSTVEESYNLILKDINEALPDLPTAKRDGVLNKWAALALKSEVCLQGAAYMTDLAKRNNFLNQCIAASDDLETNGGFSLTSKFGDMFNENVANAKNEIIFARYRVSSNTGVDNDIMIRFSPNTGNDKVAAAGSDERFKVDFTFEAWGTIYPTQNLADRFLTIDDATGKAVKWNQSSQFINAVNNPSYTSVPSWAKDAKLQGGVETKDISLSGEAKVPGTNISDIIYAKRDARFYGTFVYNNSVWYNEKVTTHFRGLLNTYSYDNDPSHYMTVTNYCYRKYVYNNVQGGRVYYGYRTDYHEVLFRLGRVLLNKAEALLILGRIPEAVTAFNKTRTVHGQLPASTASTPDAAWKDYQTERIVELPMENDIYWSALRWGLIGGAANENQPAKSDPFIIKEEPTLITISKDDSKFFIGKVSYKDINKRDFDESRRFLLPIPKGQLDKNPAYGPQNPGW; encoded by the coding sequence ATGAAAAAAACAATTATAAAAGCGATGTGTGTTCTTACTGTAGGCTTATTGGCGGCCTCATGTAATGACTATATGGATACTTCTCCTGCTGAAATTTACAATGAAGATATTGTTTGGGGATCTCGTCAAACAGCAGACGCATTCGTTTATGATGCTTATAACAATGTTATTCCTGCCTACACACAAACAGGAAGTGCGATGCCATGGGATGCTTCTACGGCAATGTGTGTTTTTACAAACAGAGATGGATATGACAGAAATTCATTTAACCAGGAATTAACGGCAAACACAAGTGATTTTGGTTTTTTTGGTGAATATGCAAAAGCCAGAAAAGTGAATTTAATTATAGAAAATGCTCAGAAATATAAAGGAAAGGGGCTTACCGATACGGATTCAAAAGAGTTGGTTGCAACCGGGAAACTTTTGAGAGCTTTATTGTATTTCAGACAAGCTAGAGGGGTTGGTAGAATTGTATATGTTGATCAAGTATTGGATCCTTCTGATGTTGATAATGGGAATGTATATAATTATAAATTGACTTCAACAGTTGAGGAGTCGTATAATTTAATTCTTAAAGACATTAATGAAGCATTACCTGATTTACCAACAGCAAAAAGAGATGGGGTCTTAAACAAATGGGCTGCATTGGCACTTAAATCAGAAGTTTGTCTACAGGGTGCTGCATATATGACTGATCTTGCAAAAAGAAATAATTTTCTTAATCAGTGTATTGCTGCGTCTGATGATCTTGAAACGAATGGAGGATTTTCATTAACTTCCAAATTTGGTGATATGTTCAATGAAAATGTAGCGAATGCAAAAAACGAAATTATCTTTGCTAGATATAGAGTAAGTTCTAATACTGGTGTGGATAATGATATTATGATTAGATTTTCACCTAACACTGGTAACGACAAAGTTGCAGCAGCAGGATCTGACGAAAGATTCAAAGTTGATTTTACATTTGAAGCATGGGGAACTATCTATCCTACTCAAAATTTAGCAGATCGATTTTTGACTATTGATGATGCAACAGGTAAAGCTGTAAAGTGGAATCAGTCTTCTCAGTTTATTAATGCCGTTAACAACCCTAGTTACACAAGTGTTCCGAGTTGGGCTAAAGACGCTAAACTTCAAGGAGGTGTTGAAACAAAAGATATTTCACTGTCAGGAGAAGCTAAGGTTCCAGGTACAAATATTTCAGATATTATTTATGCTAAAAGAGATGCTAGATTCTATGGAACTTTTGTTTATAACAACAGCGTATGGTATAATGAAAAAGTAACAACCCACTTTAGAGGTCTTTTGAATACCTATTCATACGACAACGATCCATCTCATTATATGACAGTAACTAATTATTGTTATAGAAAATATGTGTATAACAATGTACAAGGTGGAAGAGTGTATTATGGGTACAGAACAGATTATCATGAAGTTTTGTTCCGACTTGGGCGTGTACTCTTGAATAAAGCAGAGGCTCTACTGATATTGGGAAGAATTCCTGAGGCTGTAACAGCATTTAACAAAACTAGAACTGTTCACGGACAATTACCTGCTTCTACTGCAAGTACTCCTGATGCCGCTTGGAAAGATTATCAAACAGAAAGAATTGTAGAACTTCCAATGGAAAATGATATTTATTGGTCTGCTCTTAGATGGGGATTAATTGGTGGTGCTGCAAATGAAAACCAACCTGCAAAATCTGATCCATTCATAATAAAAGAAGAGCCGACATTGATTACAATTTCAAAAGATGACAGTAAATTTTTTATAGGAAAAGTGTCTTATAAGGATATTAACAAAAGAGATTTTGACGAATCAAGAAGATTTCTGTTGCCTATACCAAAAGGGCAGTTGGATAAAAATCCGGCCTATGGACCACAAAATCCAGGTTGGTAA